A stretch of the Nitrospirota bacterium genome encodes the following:
- a CDS encoding dihydrolipoyl dehydrogenase yields the protein MRKAHDVIVIGGGSAGYAAARTARDAGVDVAIVDQGPLGGLCILRGCMPTKAILRSADVAALLRRAKEFGLSPVSVRADLSAIVDRKDRLVREFADYRIEQLHDPKFTLYQSRAVFQSPHEIGIGSRVLSAGSVILATGSKPSEVPIPGLAQAGYFTSDTILDLRTQPESLIVLGGGAVALELGQFFARLGTKVTIIQRGRTLLSGMDEDVGRALEAALIDEGIDVVTGAQLLRVTHDEAGKRVWVMKDGREQSYLGAEILQALGRKPNIEGLRLDLADVKVDGGLVVVDAAMRTSQQHIYAVGDVNDLTPIVHLAIQQGEIAAYNATHADQPAKTIDHRLDTEVVFTDPQIAVLGLHETRAAAEGIPYLTASYPFADHGKALCLGAKHGFVKLLCAPQTGEILGAQIVGPEAGELIHELIAVMYYRGTAADLLRMPHYHPTLAEIMTYPAEAIVERLGA from the coding sequence ATGCGTAAGGCACATGATGTCATCGTCATTGGCGGCGGATCGGCTGGTTATGCCGCGGCCCGAACGGCACGCGATGCCGGCGTCGACGTGGCGATTGTCGATCAGGGTCCGCTCGGAGGGCTCTGTATTCTGCGTGGCTGCATGCCGACCAAGGCCATTCTTCGGTCTGCCGACGTGGCAGCCCTGTTGAGGAGGGCGAAGGAGTTCGGGCTTTCTCCGGTTTCGGTTCGGGCCGATCTCTCGGCGATCGTGGATCGGAAGGATCGTCTGGTCCGGGAGTTTGCCGACTATCGCATTGAGCAGCTTCACGATCCGAAGTTCACACTCTATCAATCGCGGGCGGTCTTTCAGTCGCCCCACGAGATTGGCATCGGTAGTAGGGTCTTGTCGGCCGGTTCGGTGATCCTGGCCACCGGGTCGAAGCCCAGTGAGGTGCCGATTCCCGGCTTGGCCCAAGCCGGCTATTTCACGAGCGATACGATTCTGGATCTCCGGACCCAACCGGAGTCGTTGATCGTCCTGGGCGGTGGGGCCGTCGCTCTTGAACTCGGTCAGTTCTTTGCTCGACTGGGGACCAAGGTCACGATCATTCAGCGGGGACGCACGCTGCTTTCGGGGATGGACGAGGATGTGGGCCGCGCGCTGGAAGCCGCATTGATCGATGAAGGCATCGACGTTGTCACGGGCGCGCAGTTGCTGCGGGTGACTCACGACGAAGCAGGGAAAAGGGTGTGGGTGATGAAGGACGGACGGGAACAATCTTACCTTGGTGCAGAGATTCTCCAGGCCTTGGGCCGAAAGCCCAACATCGAAGGGCTTCGACTCGATCTGGCGGACGTGAAGGTGGATGGCGGGCTGGTCGTTGTCGATGCCGCCATGCGGACGTCGCAACAGCATATCTATGCTGTGGGCGATGTGAACGACCTGACGCCGATCGTGCATCTCGCCATTCAGCAAGGAGAGATTGCGGCGTACAACGCGACACATGCGGATCAACCGGCAAAGACGATCGATCATCGTCTGGATACGGAAGTGGTCTTTACCGATCCGCAGATCGCAGTGTTGGGACTCCATGAAACGCGTGCGGCGGCCGAAGGGATCCCCTATCTCACCGCTTCCTATCCTTTTGCCGATCATGGGAAGGCGCTCTGTCTTGGCGCGAAGCATGGCTTCGTGAAACTTCTCTGTGCGCCACAGACGGGTGAGATTCTTGGCGCGCAGATCGTCGGTCCGGAGGCGGGTGAACTGATCCACGAACTGATTGCGGTGATGTATTACCGTGGGACCGCAGCCGACCTCCTGCGCATGCCGCATTACCATCCCACGTTGGCGGAAATTATGACCTATCCGGCGGAAGCCATTGTCGAACGGTTGGGCGCATGA
- a CDS encoding MEKHLA domain-containing protein encodes MARPEDVAVMTQMWTNPVVIEWTQRLLDSYRHWTSRDLIDRIGEADAQAYQLFHSPFAVVSHGAEADPLLNYGNQVALDLWEMTWDQLVQTPSRLTAEPVNRAEREGMLAQAKAQGYFDSYRGVRVTSTGRRFLVENALIWNVVDVEGKPVGQAATFSQWTWLTEQDAETGP; translated from the coding sequence ATGGCACGACCAGAGGATGTTGCCGTCATGACTCAGATGTGGACCAATCCCGTCGTGATCGAATGGACTCAACGGCTGCTGGACAGCTATCGGCATTGGACCAGCCGAGACTTGATCGATCGTATCGGCGAGGCGGACGCCCAGGCCTATCAGCTGTTTCACAGCCCGTTTGCCGTTGTCTCGCATGGAGCAGAAGCGGATCCCCTCCTCAACTACGGCAACCAGGTGGCATTGGACCTATGGGAGATGACGTGGGACCAGCTCGTCCAGACGCCTTCGCGGCTCACTGCCGAACCAGTCAATCGGGCCGAACGCGAAGGGATGCTAGCGCAAGCCAAGGCTCAAGGCTATTTCGATAGCTATCGAGGGGTGAGGGTGACGTCAACCGGCCGCCGTTTTCTTGTCGAGAACGCCCTCATCTGGAATGTCGTGGATGTAGAGGGCAAGCCAGTCGGGCAGGCGGCGACCTTCTCGCAATGGACCTGGCTGACCGAGCAGGATGCTGAAACAGGCCCGTAG
- a CDS encoding CBS domain-containing protein, whose translation MAIIPAVSGIASIHPALPVASRPPATQASTADREHRSTEQEGQNADPSARLAQQAYQQQAHQHSLPKPALQAQDLMTSPVTWLPSDSALLEAWTVMKRKGIHHLPVTSIHGTLVGLVSDRDLLPYAHELESSGSPGSSAGQTLAQVMSNQVLSATPTTELQEIARLMLSEHVGAIPIVDNSRHPVGILTTSDILRAIVHRSPIELWT comes from the coding sequence ATGGCTATCATCCCTGCGGTCAGTGGCATCGCCAGCATACATCCTGCGCTACCGGTAGCCTCACGCCCACCGGCCACTCAGGCTAGCACGGCTGATCGCGAGCATCGCTCAACGGAGCAGGAGGGCCAGAACGCCGACCCTTCGGCACGCCTGGCTCAGCAAGCCTATCAGCAACAGGCCCATCAACATTCTCTCCCTAAGCCGGCACTCCAGGCTCAGGACTTGATGACCTCGCCCGTTACATGGTTACCGTCCGACAGTGCCCTGCTGGAGGCATGGACGGTCATGAAGCGCAAAGGCATCCACCACCTTCCCGTGACGTCAATCCATGGCACCCTGGTCGGATTGGTATCGGACCGCGATCTGTTGCCCTACGCACATGAGTTGGAATCGTCCGGCTCACCGGGGTCCTCTGCAGGACAGACACTCGCACAGGTCATGAGCAATCAGGTGCTGTCCGCCACCCCCACCACAGAGCTCCAAGAGATTGCCCGTCTCATGCTCAGTGAACATGTGGGCGCAATTCCCATCGTCGACAACTCGCGTCACCCGGTCGGTATCCTGACCACCAGCGACATTCTCCGGGCCATCGTCCATCGAAGCCCGATCGAACTCTGGACCTAA
- a CDS encoding DUF1653 domain-containing protein — MVQPGRYRHYKGHEYEVLGVARHSETEEEFVVYRALYGEGGLWIRPATMFLETVTVDGQPCLRFQLLPPT; from the coding sequence ATGGTACAGCCTGGTCGCTATCGACACTATAAGGGCCACGAATATGAAGTGCTGGGGGTCGCACGACATTCTGAAACGGAAGAGGAGTTTGTCGTCTATCGTGCACTCTACGGCGAAGGCGGCCTCTGGATTAGACCGGCAACCATGTTCCTGGAAACGGTGACCGTTGACGGTCAACCTTGTCTGCGATTCCAGCTCCTTCCTCCCACCTAG